The following coding sequences lie in one Photobacterium sp. CCB-ST2H9 genomic window:
- a CDS encoding tetratricopeptide repeat protein: MKNGKQERSFWVSGLLAVVLTGCSVSPQDESAHETANKDVQSGACGETLVAKDGMKLAMVKQQMAQGQYYLALAALDELKEDGLSVRIMRANSYRKLGKWDEAARLYRNLADTCLAGEAYHGLGLIASYQGQMNAAMDWMEKAAKAAPVEADVRNDLGFLLLVTGQDQKARDELMTALELNPNHPNAAKNLWFILLKNNQKQAAASLASRFAWGEAEQKEMMDAIAVFHPLQLDPS; the protein is encoded by the coding sequence ATGAAAAACGGAAAACAGGAACGATCTTTTTGGGTGAGTGGTTTGCTGGCGGTGGTGCTTACTGGTTGCAGTGTATCGCCGCAGGATGAGAGCGCACATGAAACGGCCAACAAAGATGTGCAGTCCGGTGCCTGTGGTGAAACTCTGGTTGCGAAAGACGGTATGAAGCTGGCGATGGTGAAGCAGCAGATGGCGCAGGGGCAGTATTACCTGGCGCTGGCTGCGCTTGATGAGCTGAAGGAAGATGGCTTGAGTGTCCGGATTATGCGGGCCAACAGTTACCGGAAACTCGGCAAATGGGATGAAGCTGCCCGGCTATACCGGAATTTGGCGGACACTTGTCTTGCCGGAGAGGCTTATCACGGTCTGGGCTTGATTGCTTCCTATCAGGGGCAGATGAATGCAGCAATGGACTGGATGGAAAAAGCAGCTAAGGCCGCCCCTGTGGAGGCGGATGTGCGCAATGATCTGGGATTTCTGCTGCTGGTCACCGGCCAGGATCAGAAAGCCAGAGATGAGCTGATGACAGCCCTTGAGCTGAATCCGAATCATCCGAATGCGGCTAAAAACTTATGGTTTATTTTACTGAAAAATAACCAGAAACAGGCTGCCGCCTCACTGGCTTCCCGTTTCGCATGGGGGGAAGCAGAGCAAAAAGAAATGATGGATGCCATCGCCGTTTTCCACCCGTTACAGTTGGATCCATCTTAA
- a CDS encoding DUF3613 domain-containing protein gives MKGTNTAAIAFLSVILLSSAAGHAATFPPKKVNEDLTEKTQSQISEYPEKATAQLKPVVRHQGKNMTQLWLNIQTRGQMATSETDSLTPEAAKATQLRMQQSFSHPIPDKFIKDDFSGS, from the coding sequence ATGAAAGGGACAAACACAGCTGCGATTGCTTTTCTGAGTGTCATCTTGCTGAGCAGTGCCGCAGGGCATGCAGCAACTTTCCCGCCGAAAAAGGTGAATGAAGACCTTACAGAAAAGACACAAAGTCAGATCAGTGAATATCCGGAAAAAGCAACGGCTCAGTTGAAACCTGTTGTCCGGCATCAAGGTAAAAACATGACTCAGCTTTGGCTGAATATCCAGACGCGCGGTCAGATGGCGACATCTGAGACCGATAGTCTGACCCCGGAAGCAGCCAAGGCGACGCAATTGCGGATGCAACAGAGCTTCAGCCATCCGATTCCGGATAAATTCATTAAAGATGACTTTAGCGGCAGTTAA
- a CDS encoding pilus assembly protein TadG-related protein, translating into MLRASGDQWSSMARQRGAVGPGLILLMISMVLFLSLAVDTGRLYMEKRQLQKQADLAALSLSRSGCYLDGSTEDKAQAMITLMKGNLKNNGFDPDANEYEVLFGAASINQADSRWEFDPDNSVKSAGKVTLTKTVPASLLTQMTSDERVTLSASATVMKRMSVGFGVGSRTIDVGLTNSVLGAALGGELSVGSYQGLADTQVRLAGLLSAMNDMGLLAVDVSAGTVEGILDTHLTVAQFIEANIQAVSEYAVLDADVLPALTQLDSLAKVSALSLTLSDIIQLAAGSNDAMNDEIHRAALASKITLFDLVSAAIYAANGNHAIEIDDLNVDTGLLGLGQLGVTVDATIIEPPKFTVGVLPVTDEQPGTKVETAQVRLKVGLDLPLNLLSLPGILDTDLSFGLAVDAAKANAELLDMTNCTSDGYQLMFDVTPALASVKLGSRSDVDQPAKLSAEVLSGLVGLDVKLSANVEKTDGSGIPLIVNAAHGDIPSVYSLTEEVSDNLDSLLSNENIIHVDTEIKSGLGSLGLDDAVDYLVNTTISGMISDLLSPVILLVSQQVLDPLLNLLGIQVGTADVFVSSIDVDGGGLIQ; encoded by the coding sequence ATGTTGCGTGCATCCGGTGATCAATGGTCATCCATGGCTCGTCAGCGCGGTGCCGTCGGGCCGGGGCTGATCTTACTGATGATCAGCATGGTGCTGTTTTTGTCACTGGCGGTTGATACCGGCCGGTTGTACATGGAAAAACGTCAGTTACAGAAACAGGCCGATCTGGCGGCGCTCTCGCTCAGCAGAAGCGGCTGCTATCTTGACGGCAGTACAGAAGATAAAGCGCAGGCGATGATTACACTGATGAAAGGGAATCTGAAGAATAATGGATTTGACCCGGATGCTAACGAGTATGAGGTGTTGTTTGGAGCCGCTAGTATCAATCAGGCCGATTCCCGATGGGAGTTTGATCCGGATAATTCTGTGAAATCTGCCGGGAAAGTTACCCTGACAAAGACGGTACCGGCAAGTCTCCTGACTCAAATGACTTCCGATGAGCGCGTCACACTCTCGGCATCAGCAACGGTCATGAAGCGAATGTCCGTCGGGTTCGGTGTGGGGTCGCGAACCATCGATGTGGGCCTGACCAATTCAGTGCTGGGAGCTGCGCTCGGAGGCGAGCTGTCAGTGGGATCTTATCAGGGGCTGGCAGACACTCAGGTACGTTTGGCCGGGCTGCTCAGCGCAATGAATGATATGGGCTTGCTGGCAGTGGATGTATCTGCCGGTACAGTAGAGGGCATTTTAGACACACATCTGACGGTTGCACAGTTCATTGAAGCCAATATTCAGGCGGTGAGTGAATATGCGGTGCTGGATGCGGATGTATTGCCTGCACTCACCCAGTTGGATAGTCTGGCGAAGGTTTCCGCTCTGTCGCTGACCCTGTCAGACATTATTCAGCTGGCGGCAGGCTCAAACGATGCCATGAATGATGAGATCCACCGTGCTGCGCTGGCCAGTAAAATTACTTTGTTTGATTTGGTTTCAGCGGCGATTTATGCGGCGAATGGAAACCATGCGATAGAAATTGATGATTTAAATGTAGACACGGGTTTGTTGGGGCTGGGGCAACTGGGGGTGACTGTTGATGCAACAATTATAGAGCCACCTAAATTTACAGTTGGGGTTTTACCGGTTACAGATGAACAGCCTGGAACAAAAGTAGAAACAGCTCAGGTTCGGTTGAAAGTTGGATTAGATTTACCGCTGAATCTTCTTTCCCTTCCCGGAATTTTAGACACTGATCTTTCTTTTGGGTTAGCCGTCGATGCAGCGAAAGCGAATGCCGAGTTGTTAGATATGACGAATTGTACTTCAGATGGCTACCAATTAATGTTTGATGTGACGCCTGCGTTAGCTTCGGTGAAATTGGGAAGTCGAAGTGATGTAGACCAGCCCGCAAAATTATCTGCAGAAGTTTTGTCTGGATTGGTTGGCTTAGATGTTAAGCTCAGTGCAAATGTTGAAAAAACAGATGGTTCTGGAATCCCCCTGATTGTTAATGCAGCTCATGGTGATATACCAAGTGTCTATTCATTAACTGAAGAAGTTTCAGACAATTTAGATAGTTTATTATCTAACGAAAATATCATTCATGTGGATACTGAAATTAAATCTGGCTTGGGTAGCCTAGGTCTGGATGATGCAGTAGATTATTTAGTTAATACTACTATTAGTGGGATGATATCTGATTTATTATCACCTGTGATTTTATTAGTGAGCCAACAAGTTTTAGACCCGCTACTAAATCTTTTAGGGATTCAAGTCGGCACGGCAGATGTTTTCGTTTCATCAATTGATGTTGATGGTGGCGGTTTAATTCAGTAA
- a CDS encoding copper resistance protein NlpE, which yields MNTKRLLTLAVGMGLAAVLVGCEQTSSESEQAQKMKSEPESVTEVASDSAQNETQPEFAYVDTEHNARNSLDWNGTYAGTIPCADCAGIETVLVLNLDGTFSLTETYLGADDQGQFSHQGSFTWNDAGNTITLTNDSGDDIQFFVGENQLFRLDREGHRITGELADMYVLSKQRTQ from the coding sequence ATGAATACGAAGCGACTGTTAACTCTTGCTGTGGGTATGGGGCTGGCAGCGGTTCTTGTCGGGTGTGAACAAACCTCATCTGAAAGTGAACAGGCTCAGAAAATGAAATCGGAACCGGAATCAGTGACAGAAGTGGCTTCTGATTCGGCTCAGAATGAAACGCAGCCCGAGTTTGCTTATGTAGACACAGAGCATAATGCCCGGAATTCGCTGGACTGGAACGGGACTTATGCCGGCACCATTCCTTGTGCAGACTGTGCCGGTATTGAAACCGTGCTGGTGCTGAATCTGGATGGTACTTTCTCTCTGACAGAGACTTATCTGGGAGCCGATGATCAGGGCCAGTTCAGTCATCAGGGAAGTTTCACCTGGAACGATGCCGGAAATACCATCACGTTAACCAACGACAGTGGTGATGATATTCAGTTCTTCGTGGGTGAAAATCAGTTGTTCCGGTTAGATCGTGAGGGGCATCGTATTACCGGGGAACTGGCCGATATGTATGTCCTGAGTAAGCAGCGTACTCAATAA
- a CDS encoding PEP-CTERM sorting domain-containing protein (PEP-CTERM proteins occur, often in large numbers, in the proteomes of bacteria that also encode an exosortase, a predicted intramembrane cysteine proteinase. The presence of a PEP-CTERM domain at a protein's C-terminus predicts cleavage within the sorting domain, followed by covalent anchoring to some some component of the (usually Gram-negative) cell surface. Many PEP-CTERM proteins exhibit an unusual sequence composition that includes large numbers of potential glycosylation sites. Expression of one such protein has been shown restore the ability of a bacterium to form floc, a type of biofilm.) gives MKTIIQTGLLALGLLGGSMSVSATQIDFTGNPYSVLDGNQSATVGDITFSAWRYFLDTDGLFSEGSLVTGNPNRVQLSHTPTQGIGVDTLPTPIEVIAEALLDDDDKIDAWEFVVLSFAEPVTLNGLYLNHYNLLESGTALMFDDGFPELELGMNVNLLGLPSLLNVLTPNAFNWDGSYWDLDDEDNVSHLVISATLLSDFYIAGIDYNDTYGHDGPCYPNPVPEPASLLLLTTGLGMLGWRQRRKHIIKNEPMMA, from the coding sequence ATGAAAACGATAATTCAAACCGGGCTGCTTGCCCTGGGTTTGCTGGGGGGCTCAATGAGTGTCTCGGCGACACAGATTGATTTTACCGGGAACCCATACTCTGTGCTGGATGGAAATCAGTCTGCAACCGTTGGCGACATTACTTTTTCTGCCTGGCGATATTTTCTGGATACTGATGGGCTGTTTTCTGAAGGTTCTCTGGTCACTGGGAATCCAAACCGGGTCCAGTTGTCGCATACGCCAACACAGGGGATTGGTGTGGATACTCTCCCGACCCCGATTGAAGTGATTGCTGAAGCCCTGCTCGATGATGATGACAAAATTGACGCCTGGGAATTTGTGGTGCTGAGTTTTGCTGAGCCTGTGACGTTGAACGGCCTTTACCTGAATCACTATAATCTGCTGGAATCCGGCACAGCCCTTATGTTTGATGACGGTTTTCCTGAGTTAGAACTTGGCATGAATGTGAATCTGCTGGGTCTGCCTTCCCTGCTGAATGTGCTGACGCCAAACGCATTCAACTGGGATGGCTCATACTGGGACTTAGATGACGAAGACAATGTCAGCCATCTTGTGATTTCTGCGACACTGCTGTCTGATTTTTATATCGCCGGTATCGACTATAACGATACGTATGGCCATGACGGTCCCTGCTATCCGAATCCTGTTCCTGAACCTGCCAGTCTGCTGTTACTGACCACAGGTCTTGGGATGCTGGGATGGCGCCAGCGCCGTAAACACATCATAAAAAATGAGCCAATGATGGCCTGA
- a CDS encoding bifunctional diguanylate cyclase/phosphodiesterase produces the protein MSQSAQGRAGREAGILSLFHSLFLKRTLAKLSVFAVVWVLLATQFEFFERFTQWVMQYQNFGLGAIISLLFVLPVALVALSWKRLRSMRHQLKAGERDKAAMYKLAMHDPLTELPNRLYFSEQLQKALQHAGDNDACVAVLMMDLNKFKQINDAYGHIVGDELLVATAGRLKHLLRMHDTIARLGGDEFALIHVGGQEPDEASALASRIIKAMSEPYHIRGQQIMAGVSIGIAMSNHDIEPVDLLRAADTAMYRAKMDGGSTFCFFDTRMDDQLKQRQLLERDLRKAIAQDLLEPYYQPVFALKSRQLQGFEALLRWRHQREGMVSSKEFIPVAEDAGLIQVLGDWVLKQACVAAMDWPEETTVSVNVSVQQLKHDTFCYSVSQALKESGLEPSRLEIELTAQTVQQDPHQVLAIMQDLKHIGVGLVLDDFGNGNACLTIMRDFPFDKVKIARACVGTLPGSETNKALIQSVVGMSESLGMQVSVVGIEDEIQLAMVSSLGCQQGQGFLLGHPLSRHAAGRLLVNLPDAMGH, from the coding sequence ATGAGTCAATCTGCGCAGGGTAGGGCTGGTCGTGAGGCTGGTATCTTATCGTTATTTCATTCACTGTTTCTGAAAAGAACATTAGCCAAGCTGTCTGTTTTTGCCGTTGTTTGGGTGCTACTGGCTACCCAGTTCGAGTTTTTCGAGCGATTCACGCAATGGGTGATGCAGTATCAGAACTTTGGGCTGGGCGCGATTATTTCGCTTCTTTTCGTACTTCCTGTGGCATTGGTCGCACTGAGCTGGAAGCGCCTGCGTTCAATGCGCCACCAACTGAAAGCGGGTGAGCGCGACAAAGCCGCCATGTATAAACTGGCAATGCATGATCCGCTGACCGAGCTGCCAAACCGGCTGTATTTTTCAGAACAGCTCCAAAAAGCATTACAACACGCGGGTGACAACGACGCCTGTGTCGCGGTCCTGATGATGGACCTGAACAAATTCAAACAGATCAATGATGCCTATGGCCATATTGTCGGCGATGAACTGCTGGTGGCGACTGCGGGCCGCCTGAAACATCTGCTGCGGATGCACGATACCATTGCCCGGCTGGGCGGAGATGAATTCGCGCTCATCCATGTGGGCGGACAGGAACCGGATGAAGCTTCTGCACTGGCATCGCGGATCATCAAAGCCATGTCTGAGCCGTACCACATTCGGGGACAGCAGATCATGGCGGGCGTCAGCATCGGGATTGCGATGTCGAACCATGATATTGAACCGGTCGATTTATTACGGGCAGCAGATACGGCGATGTACCGGGCCAAAATGGACGGCGGCTCGACCTTCTGTTTCTTTGATACCCGGATGGATGATCAACTCAAACAGCGCCAGTTACTGGAACGCGACTTGCGAAAAGCGATCGCTCAGGATTTGCTCGAACCTTATTACCAGCCGGTGTTTGCTCTGAAGAGCCGTCAGTTGCAGGGATTTGAAGCCCTGCTTCGCTGGCGCCATCAGCGAGAAGGCATGGTTTCATCCAAAGAATTTATTCCTGTGGCAGAAGATGCCGGTCTGATTCAGGTACTGGGTGACTGGGTTCTGAAACAAGCCTGTGTTGCAGCCATGGACTGGCCGGAAGAAACCACGGTTTCGGTGAATGTCTCTGTTCAGCAGCTTAAACACGACACCTTTTGCTATTCAGTTTCTCAGGCGCTCAAAGAATCCGGACTGGAACCTTCCCGGCTGGAAATCGAGCTCACGGCTCAGACTGTACAGCAGGACCCGCATCAGGTTCTGGCGATCATGCAGGATCTGAAACACATTGGTGTCGGGCTGGTACTGGATGATTTTGGCAACGGCAATGCCTGTCTGACGATCATGCGGGACTTCCCGTTCGATAAAGTGAAGATTGCCCGCGCCTGTGTGGGTACGCTGCCGGGCTCTGAGACCAACAAAGCCCTGATTCAGTCCGTGGTGGGAATGAGTGAAAGTCTGGGGATGCAGGTTTCGGTTGTGGGGATTGAAGATGAAATTCAGTTGGCGATGGTGTCTTCACTGGGATGTCAGCAGGGACAGGGATTCCTGCTGGGCCATCCGCTCAGCCGCCATGCGGCAGGCCGTCTGCTCGTGAATCTGCCGGATGCGATGGGCCACTGA
- a CDS encoding helix-turn-helix transcriptional regulator — translation MKNVYRPLFDDHNPPGEVFFGHQAFLPHTTTPRHKHPWGQLQLISGGILELNAEGKRFLSPSQYAIWIPPGIEHESYMRRSMNYCSMNIIMPLAEQLPDFPCLLEVTPIIEAIINELRHRQLQVAETDEDERLIAVLLDQLKQTRIHEQFLPSSEDKLLQPILRSLEKNPTDNTTLAEWAKKLHTTERTLARHCQDKLGMSFIEWRQRRKFIYSLHLLRKGLSVKEIALTLGYHQASPFISLFKKHAQCTPEQYRQKQSRQ, via the coding sequence ATGAAAAACGTCTACCGCCCTCTGTTTGATGATCACAATCCGCCCGGCGAGGTGTTTTTCGGTCATCAGGCGTTTTTACCGCATACCACAACGCCCAGACACAAACACCCCTGGGGGCAGTTACAACTGATCAGTGGCGGGATATTAGAGCTGAACGCGGAAGGAAAACGGTTTTTATCGCCCTCGCAGTATGCCATCTGGATACCGCCCGGCATCGAACATGAAAGTTATATGCGCCGCAGTATGAATTACTGCTCGATGAATATCATCATGCCGCTGGCAGAACAGTTGCCGGATTTCCCCTGCCTGCTGGAAGTCACGCCAATCATTGAGGCCATCATCAATGAATTGCGTCACAGGCAGCTGCAGGTCGCGGAAACAGACGAAGATGAACGCCTCATTGCCGTGTTACTGGATCAATTGAAACAGACACGGATTCATGAACAATTTCTGCCCAGCAGTGAAGACAAGCTGCTTCAGCCGATTTTACGGTCACTGGAGAAAAACCCGACGGACAACACCACGCTGGCAGAATGGGCGAAGAAACTGCATACCACGGAGCGAACCCTGGCCCGACACTGCCAGGATAAGCTCGGCATGAGTTTCATTGAATGGCGGCAGCGAAGAAAATTTATCTACTCGCTGCACTTACTGAGGAAAGGTTTATCCGTGAAGGAGATTGCGCTGACACTGGGTTATCACCAGGCATCTCCTTTTATCAGCCTGTTTAAAAAGCACGCGCAATGTACCCCGGAGCAATACCGGCAAAAACAAAGCCGTCAGTGA
- a CDS encoding 3'-5' exonuclease, producing MNYNRIVCFDLEMCCWNEDGMGRTGEIIEIGVAELNLEKGTISRRAQYYVQPESDEISPFCTELTGIKPEVVAQNGKPLASILKAVEQKFGGRHKIYAAWGRDDAILRAECKAKGLDVPFREYLNLATLFKLQPHVQNKRIGLRAAMNMSGLEWEGRQHSGYVDAYNLARLARVMLCPAEK from the coding sequence ATGAATTACAACCGCATCGTTTGTTTTGATCTTGAAATGTGTTGCTGGAATGAAGACGGCATGGGCCGTACGGGCGAAATCATTGAGATCGGCGTTGCTGAGCTGAATCTGGAAAAGGGCACGATTTCCCGCCGGGCGCAATATTATGTTCAGCCTGAATCTGATGAAATCTCGCCTTTTTGCACTGAACTGACCGGTATCAAGCCAGAAGTGGTGGCTCAGAACGGTAAGCCGCTGGCGAGTATTCTGAAAGCGGTGGAGCAGAAGTTTGGCGGCCGTCATAAAATCTATGCGGCGTGGGGCCGTGATGACGCCATCCTGCGTGCGGAGTGCAAAGCCAAAGGGTTGGATGTGCCTTTCCGGGAATACCTCAACCTGGCAACCTTATTCAAACTGCAGCCGCATGTGCAGAATAAGCGAATCGGGCTGCGCGCTGCTATGAACATGAGCGGGCTGGAGTGGGAAGGGCGCCAGCACTCCGGTTATGTCGATGCTTATAACCTGGCCCGTCTGGCGCGTGTGATGCTTTGCCCGGCGGAAAAATAA
- a CDS encoding RidA family protein — protein MNIQRINPTQRWSDVTVFNGIAHFVEVPESDTSADIIGQAQQVFAQAEAMLATVGSDKSRILSVTIYITDWANLDAFNAAWDAWLPEGAAPSRACVKVELADPDYLVEIAFVAAAGQ, from the coding sequence ATGAATATTCAGCGTATTAACCCGACCCAGCGTTGGTCTGATGTCACCGTTTTTAACGGGATTGCCCACTTTGTGGAAGTGCCGGAGTCAGACACCAGCGCTGATATCATCGGCCAGGCGCAGCAGGTCTTTGCACAGGCTGAGGCAATGCTGGCGACGGTCGGCAGCGATAAATCCCGCATTCTGTCTGTGACCATTTACATCACCGACTGGGCAAATCTTGACGCTTTCAACGCCGCCTGGGATGCCTGGTTACCAGAAGGCGCCGCACCAAGCCGCGCCTGTGTGAAAGTCGAACTGGCTGACCCGGATTATCTGGTCGAAATTGCCTTCGTCGCGGCCGCCGGACAGTAA
- a CDS encoding serine hydrolase, translating to MKKLILIGLGLIAFSFYQLNYVDMSNFSWVQSSQQSDWPTNEPHASGFDEEKLVKLHQFVSRSKRKNVHSLLIAKDGQLVFEQYYPAANTPTGTPMPTHYPPGPDTAHQMRSVTKTVTATLLGTLLQSGEITSLNQSLFSFYQNEAIADLPHKADVTLENALMFNVGLDWAEWGEQHSDAMYMWQSPDPYAYILKKKMAYRPGEKFIYQGGVSVLLGGVIERVSGMNLREYADKALFGPLHITNYDWFEHEVTGQYLGSSGLYLRTRDLAKLGQLYLNLGEWHGQQLLSPQWVKQSFMPRGKFWSWKSIEYGYNWWLPLIQSNGKRVSVAAMRGSGGQEMFVVPELNLVFAMTSGAYFNQDEDFPLQLLADYILPAIGMEKVAYIPNR from the coding sequence GTGAAGAAATTGATATTGATTGGACTGGGGTTGATTGCGTTTTCGTTCTATCAGCTGAACTATGTTGATATGAGTAACTTCAGCTGGGTTCAGTCGTCACAGCAAAGCGACTGGCCGACGAATGAACCGCATGCATCAGGGTTTGATGAAGAGAAGCTGGTCAAGCTGCACCAGTTCGTGAGCAGAAGTAAGCGTAAAAATGTTCATTCGCTTTTGATTGCCAAAGACGGGCAACTGGTGTTTGAACAGTATTATCCGGCGGCGAATACACCGACGGGAACGCCCATGCCCACGCATTACCCGCCCGGGCCGGATACAGCCCATCAAATGCGTTCCGTGACCAAAACGGTGACCGCGACTCTGTTGGGAACGCTGCTGCAATCGGGGGAAATCACCAGCCTGAATCAGTCGTTGTTCAGTTTTTACCAGAACGAAGCGATTGCGGATTTGCCGCATAAAGCCGATGTCACGCTGGAAAATGCTCTGATGTTCAATGTCGGGCTGGACTGGGCCGAATGGGGTGAGCAGCACAGTGATGCCATGTACATGTGGCAGTCACCGGATCCTTACGCATACATTCTGAAGAAAAAAATGGCATACCGGCCCGGGGAGAAGTTTATTTATCAGGGCGGTGTCAGTGTATTACTGGGTGGTGTTATTGAGCGCGTTTCCGGCATGAATCTGCGCGAATACGCCGACAAAGCCTTGTTCGGGCCGCTTCATATTACAAATTACGACTGGTTTGAACATGAAGTGACAGGCCAGTATTTAGGTTCATCCGGCTTATATCTCAGAACCCGTGATTTAGCCAAGCTCGGACAGCTTTATTTAAATCTTGGGGAGTGGCACGGGCAGCAGCTTTTGTCTCCGCAATGGGTGAAACAAAGTTTCATGCCGCGCGGGAAGTTCTGGTCGTGGAAATCCATCGAATATGGCTACAACTGGTGGCTGCCATTGATTCAGTCAAACGGAAAGCGGGTCTCGGTTGCAGCCATGCGCGGCAGCGGCGGGCAAGAGATGTTTGTAGTGCCCGAGTTGAATCTGGTGTTTGCCATGACATCAGGCGCTTATTTCAATCAGGATGAAGATTTTCCATTACAGTTGCTGGCTGACTACATCTTACCGGCAATCGGGATGGAAAAAGTGGCGTACATTCCGAATCGCTGA
- a CDS encoding LysR family transcriptional regulator: MTGSHATRTLDAFRQFRRMADLKGFGFDLRSLEVFVATAQTGNMTMAATQLGLTQSSVSQTLSALEQNLNVALLDRSVRPVELTVAGRYFYDQSCHLLAEAEKTHGVMTQGNFQKLHLLRIAMVDSLATSLGQPLVEVIKRHTENWRISTGRSHMHAQSLLSRSVDIIISDDALDNHEHLSRHRILREPFVLVIPNLFTAQFQQLHQVVNRLDFVRYTSDSLIGVTIERYLRRQNLNVPVRMQLDNTFAVLTSVAAGLGWTITTPLCLFQCGPIRDKLTCLPLPGDEPFFRNLTLVSRHHELGNLPQILANDSRQIINENFLPRIRDELPWLEHEFYAG; this comes from the coding sequence ATGACAGGAAGTCATGCCACCAGAACCTTAGACGCATTCCGGCAGTTCAGAAGGATGGCTGATTTGAAAGGATTCGGATTTGATCTTCGTTCACTCGAAGTCTTTGTCGCCACGGCCCAGACCGGCAATATGACGATGGCTGCGACTCAGCTCGGGCTGACCCAGTCTTCAGTGTCGCAAACACTCTCAGCCTTAGAGCAGAATCTCAATGTGGCTCTGCTGGATCGCAGTGTCCGGCCTGTCGAGCTGACGGTTGCCGGGCGATATTTTTACGATCAGTCCTGCCATTTGCTGGCCGAAGCGGAGAAAACCCACGGGGTGATGACTCAGGGCAATTTTCAGAAGTTGCATCTGCTGCGAATTGCCATGGTTGATTCACTGGCAACCTCGCTCGGGCAACCCCTGGTTGAAGTGATCAAACGTCATACCGAGAACTGGCGCATCAGTACGGGCCGATCCCATATGCATGCCCAGTCGCTGTTGTCCCGCAGCGTCGATATCATTATTTCTGATGATGCGCTGGACAATCATGAACACCTCAGTCGCCACCGGATTCTGCGTGAACCCTTTGTCCTGGTAATCCCGAACTTGTTTACGGCTCAGTTTCAGCAGTTGCATCAGGTGGTGAATCGACTGGATTTTGTCCGCTACACCAGCGATTCGCTGATTGGGGTCACGATTGAACGCTATTTGCGGCGGCAGAACTTAAATGTGCCGGTCAGGATGCAGCTGGATAATACTTTTGCGGTGCTCACCAGTGTTGCTGCCGGTCTGGGCTGGACCATCACCACACCACTTTGTCTGTTTCAGTGCGGGCCGATCCGCGACAAACTCACCTGTCTGCCGTTGCCCGGCGATGAACCTTTCTTTCGGAATCTGACGCTGGTCAGCCGTCATCATGAGTTAGGAAATCTGCCGCAGATTCTGGCAAACGACAGCCGCCAGATTATCAATGAAAACTTTTTACCCAGGATCCGGGATGAACTGCCCTGGCTGGAACACGAGTTTTATGCCGGGTGA